The following proteins are co-located in the Bubalus bubalis isolate 160015118507 breed Murrah chromosome 21, NDDB_SH_1, whole genome shotgun sequence genome:
- the ABTB1 gene encoding ankyrin repeat and BTB/POZ domain-containing protein 1 isoform X2, which translates to MDTCDLFSSCRKGDVGRVRYLLEQRDVEVNVRDKWDSTPLYYACLCGHEELVLYLLANGARCEANTFDGERCLYGAQSDAIRRALRDYRQVTASFWRRDLYYSFLLRLLEQGLHSDVVFVVHGRAFRAHRGVLGARSTYFAHMLDTKWKGRSAVVLRHPLINPVAFGALLQYLYTGCLDVGVEHVSDCERLARQCQLWGLLGGLEAKQASKPGVCMKVLTIEPPQADPQLREDLALLADCALPPELRGDLGELPFPCDGLSSCPDVCFRVGGYDFLCHKAFFCGRSEYFRALLDDHFQESEQLEASGGLPAVTLHSVSPEVFTHVLYYVYSDHTELPPELAYDVLSVADMYLLPGLKQLCGRSLAQLLDEDSVVGVWRVAKLFGLARLEDQCTKYMARVIEKLVQQEDFVEAVREEAAAVAGRQETDSIPLVDDIRFHMGSLVQTCHAMEQAAQRLRVLEELLVSIGLDC; encoded by the exons ATGGATACCTGCGATCTGTTCTCCAGCTGCAGGAAGGGGGACGTGGGCCGAGTGCG GTACCTGCTGGAGCAGCGAGATGTGGAGGTGAACGTGCGGGACAAATGGGACAGCACCCCGCT GTACTACGCCTGCCTCTGTGGACACGAGGAGCTGGTGCTCTACCTGCTGGCCAACG GAGCCCGCTGCGAGGCCAACACCTTCGATGGTGAGCGCTGCCTCTACGGCGCGCAGAGCGACGCCATCCGCCGGGCGCTGCGTGACTACAGGCAGGTGACGGCCTCCTTCTGGCGGCGGGACCTCTACTACAGCTTCCTGCTGCG GCTCCTGGAGCAGGGCCTCCACAGCGACGTGGTCTTCGTGGTGCACGGCAGGGCCTTCCGGGCGCACCGCGGTGTGCTGGGCGCGCGCAGCACCTATTTCGCCCACATGCTCGACACCAAGTGGAAGGGCAGGAGCGCGGTGGTCCTCAGGCACCCCCTG ATCAACCCCGTGGCCTTCGGGGCCTTGTTGCAGTACCTGTACACAG GCTGCCTGGACGTCGGCGTGGAGCACGTCAGCGACTGCGAGCGCCTGGCCCGGCAGTGCCAGCTATGGGGCCTGCTTGGCGGCCTGGAGGCCAAGC AGGCGTCTAAGCCGGGCGTGTGCATGAAGGTGCTGACCATCGAGCCCCCCCAGGCGGACCCGCAGTTGCGGGAGGACCTGGCCCTACTGGCTGATTGCGCCCTGCCCCCTGAGCTCCGG GGCGATCTCGGGGAGCTGCCCTTCCCCTGCGATGGCCTCAGCAGCTGCCCTGACGTCTGCTTCCGTGTCGGCGGTTACGACTTCCTCTGTCACAAG GCCTTCTTCTGTGGCCGCAGCGAGTACTTCCGGGCCCTGCTGGACGACCACTTCCAGGAGAGCGAGCAGCTGGAGGCCTCGGGCGGTCTCCCGGCCGTCACCCTGCACAGCGTCTCGCCCGAGGTCTTCACGCACGTACTGTACTACGTGTACAGCGACCACACCGAG CTGCCGCCCGAGCTGGCCTACGACGTGCTGAGCGTGGCCGACATGTACCTGCTGCCGGGCCTGAAGCAGCTGTGTGGCCGCAGCTTAGCCCAGCTGCTGGACGAGGACAGCGTGGTGGGGGTGTGGCGCGTGGCCAAGCTGTTCGGCCTTGCGCGCCTGGAGGACCAGTGTACCAAGTACATGGCCAGGGTCATTGAGAAG CTGGTGCAGCAGGAGGACTTTGTGGAGGCCGTGCGGGAGGAGGCCGCGGCTGTGGCCGGCCGGCAGGAGACGGACTCCATCCCGCTGGTGGACGACATCCGATTCCACATGGGCAGCCTGGTGCAGACCTGCCACGCCATGGAGCAGGCTGCACAGCGCCTGCGGGTGCTGGAAGAGCTGCTGGTGTCCATTGGCCTGGACTGCTGA
- the ABTB1 gene encoding ankyrin repeat and BTB/POZ domain-containing protein 1 isoform X1, with the protein MDTCDLFSSCRKGDVGRVRYLLEQRDVEVNVRDKWDSTPLYYACLCGHEELVLYLLANGARCEANTFDGERCLYGAQSDAIRRALRDYRQVTASFWRRDLYYSFLLRLLEQGLHSDVVFVVHGRAFRAHRGVLGARSTYFAHMLDTKWKGRSAVVLRHPLINPVAFGALLQYLYTGCLDVGVEHVSDCERLARQCQLWGLLGGLEAKQASKPGVCMKVLTIEPPQADPQLREDLALLADCALPPELRGDLGELPFPCDGLSSCPDVCFRVGGYDFLCHKVRGFSCRRPPSPPPGAAPPEPSLPQAFFCGRSEYFRALLDDHFQESEQLEASGGLPAVTLHSVSPEVFTHVLYYVYSDHTELPPELAYDVLSVADMYLLPGLKQLCGRSLAQLLDEDSVVGVWRVAKLFGLARLEDQCTKYMARVIEKLVQQEDFVEAVREEAAAVAGRQETDSIPLVDDIRFHMGSLVQTCHAMEQAAQRLRVLEELLVSIGLDC; encoded by the exons ATGGATACCTGCGATCTGTTCTCCAGCTGCAGGAAGGGGGACGTGGGCCGAGTGCG GTACCTGCTGGAGCAGCGAGATGTGGAGGTGAACGTGCGGGACAAATGGGACAGCACCCCGCT GTACTACGCCTGCCTCTGTGGACACGAGGAGCTGGTGCTCTACCTGCTGGCCAACG GAGCCCGCTGCGAGGCCAACACCTTCGATGGTGAGCGCTGCCTCTACGGCGCGCAGAGCGACGCCATCCGCCGGGCGCTGCGTGACTACAGGCAGGTGACGGCCTCCTTCTGGCGGCGGGACCTCTACTACAGCTTCCTGCTGCG GCTCCTGGAGCAGGGCCTCCACAGCGACGTGGTCTTCGTGGTGCACGGCAGGGCCTTCCGGGCGCACCGCGGTGTGCTGGGCGCGCGCAGCACCTATTTCGCCCACATGCTCGACACCAAGTGGAAGGGCAGGAGCGCGGTGGTCCTCAGGCACCCCCTG ATCAACCCCGTGGCCTTCGGGGCCTTGTTGCAGTACCTGTACACAG GCTGCCTGGACGTCGGCGTGGAGCACGTCAGCGACTGCGAGCGCCTGGCCCGGCAGTGCCAGCTATGGGGCCTGCTTGGCGGCCTGGAGGCCAAGC AGGCGTCTAAGCCGGGCGTGTGCATGAAGGTGCTGACCATCGAGCCCCCCCAGGCGGACCCGCAGTTGCGGGAGGACCTGGCCCTACTGGCTGATTGCGCCCTGCCCCCTGAGCTCCGG GGCGATCTCGGGGAGCTGCCCTTCCCCTGCGATGGCCTCAGCAGCTGCCCTGACGTCTGCTTCCGTGTCGGCGGTTACGACTTCCTCTGTCACAAGGTACGCGGCTTCTCCTGCAGACGCCCGCCCAGCCCTCCTCCCGGGGCAGCCCCTCCTGAGCCCAGCCTCCCACAGGCCTTCTTCTGTGGCCGCAGCGAGTACTTCCGGGCCCTGCTGGACGACCACTTCCAGGAGAGCGAGCAGCTGGAGGCCTCGGGCGGTCTCCCGGCCGTCACCCTGCACAGCGTCTCGCCCGAGGTCTTCACGCACGTACTGTACTACGTGTACAGCGACCACACCGAG CTGCCGCCCGAGCTGGCCTACGACGTGCTGAGCGTGGCCGACATGTACCTGCTGCCGGGCCTGAAGCAGCTGTGTGGCCGCAGCTTAGCCCAGCTGCTGGACGAGGACAGCGTGGTGGGGGTGTGGCGCGTGGCCAAGCTGTTCGGCCTTGCGCGCCTGGAGGACCAGTGTACCAAGTACATGGCCAGGGTCATTGAGAAG CTGGTGCAGCAGGAGGACTTTGTGGAGGCCGTGCGGGAGGAGGCCGCGGCTGTGGCCGGCCGGCAGGAGACGGACTCCATCCCGCTGGTGGACGACATCCGATTCCACATGGGCAGCCTGGTGCAGACCTGCCACGCCATGGAGCAGGCTGCACAGCGCCTGCGGGTGCTGGAAGAGCTGCTGGTGTCCATTGGCCTGGACTGCTGA